The genomic DNA TCCACCTGCAGCCTTGTGTTCATTTCAAGGAAATAAAAGCTCTGATCAGCACCAACAACAAACTCCAGAGTACCTGCACTTATATAACCAAGCCTTTTTACAGCTTTTGAAGCAACTTCACACATCTTCTCACGTGTTTCCTCATTGATAAAAGGAGAAGGTGCTTCCTCAATTACCTTCTGGTGCCTTCTCTGAATGGAACATTCCCTGTCGAACAGATGCAGTGCATTGCCGTGGGAATCTCCCAAAACCTGAACCTCAACATGGTGAGGCTGAATAATAAACTTTTCTATATACATATCACCGTTGCCGAAGGCATTCTTGGCTTCGGAACTTGCTGTGCGGAAAGCAGAATCAAAATCCTCTTCTTTCTCGACAAGCCTCATCCCTTTGCCGCCGCCGCCGTAAACGGCTTTCAGCATAATCGGATATCCTATATCCCTGCATATCTTTTTCGCTTCATCAACATCCCTTATAGGATTTTTTGTCCCGGGCACTGTGGGGACACCGGCTTCGGCCATAGCCATTCTGGCTCCGGTTTTACTTCCCATAAGGTCAATATGCTCGGCCTTGGGGCCTATGAACGTCACATCCTCTTCATCACATTTTCTGACAAAATCAGCGTTTTCAGCATAAAAACCGTACCCAGGATGAATTGCCGCCCCAGTATCTTTGGCAATCTTAATAATTTTATCCATTTTCAGATAATTTGTATCACTTGCACTTTCAGTTATGCAATATGCCTCATCTGCATATCTGACATGCGGGGCTTTTCTGTCTGCATGCGTATAAACAGCTACGGTTTTTATACCCATCTTTCTGCATGTTCTGAAAATACGTATGGCTATTTCGCCTCTATTTGCAACTAAAACCTTTTTTATCTCAGCCATTGAAACCTCCTCTACAGTGGCAAGTTGTCATGTTTTTTGGGCGGATTGGTCTGACGTTTGTTATTAAGCAGCTCATAAGCCTGAATAAGTCTGGGTCTTGTATCTTCAGGCAGTATAACTTCGTCAATATATCCCAGTTCAGCTGCTCTGTACGGATTGGCAAACCATTCGCGGTACTCATCGGTCATTTTCTTTTTCATAGCGTCCGGATCCTTAGCCTCCGCAATCTTTTTGCGATAGAGTATTTGAACTGCGCCATCCGGCCCCATGACCGCGATCTCAGCCGTGGGATAAGCATAGTTGATATCCCCTCTGATATGTTTTGAGCTTAAAACATCATATGCACCACCGTAGGCTTTACGGGTAATCACAGTAACTTTGGGAACAGTTGCTTCACAGTATGCATAGAGAAGCTTCGCACCGTGTTTGATAATACCACCGTATTCCTGTTGAACACCTGGCATAAAACCTGGCACATCCACAAAGGTAAGAAGAGGAATATTAAAAGCATCGCAGAATCTAACGAAACGTGCTCCTTTAATAGATGAATCCATATCAAGTGCACCGGCCATCACCTGAGGCTGATTAGCAACAACCCCGATTGTTTTGCCGTTAAGTCTCGCAAATCCAACAATTATATTTTTGGCATAATGCTCCTGAACCTCAAAAAAGTTTCCGTCATCCACAACTTTCTCTATAATTTCAGCCATATCATAAGGCTGATTCGGATTTTCAGGAACCAGTTTGTTCAATGAATCATCCGTTCTGTTCGGATCGTCTTTTGTCGGCGCAATAGGAGGGTCTTCCATGTTATTTTGAGGCAGGAAGTTAATAAGCTCCCTGATTCTCAACAGACAATCCTCATCATTTTCAGCGGCAAAATGAGCCACACCGCTTCTAGAGTTGTGAGTCATCGCCCCGCCGAGCTCTTCTTTTGTAACATCTTCACTTGTAACAGTTTTTACGACCTCAGGTCCTGTAATAAACATATAACTCGTTTCTTTAACCATAAAAACAAAATCTGTAAGAGCGGGTGAATAAACAGCACCGCCGGCGCATGGCCCCATAATTGCAGAAATCTGAGGAACAACGCCTGAAGAAAGACTGTTTCTCAAAAATATGTCGGCATAGCCTGCCAAAGACATAACACCTTCCTGAATACGCGCACCGCCCGAGTCATTAAGACCAACAACAGGTGCTCCAACCTCAACAGCAAGGTCCATAACTTTGCATATTTTCTTGGCAAACATCTCCGAAAGCGAACCGCCGAAAACTGTGAAATCCTGTGAAAATACAAAAACAGTTCTTCCGTTAACTTTACCGTAGCCTGTTACAACACCGTCACCCAAAATCTTTGTTTTCTGCATATCAAAATTGGTACACCTGTGCATCACAAACTTGTCCAGCTCTACAAATGTTCCTTTATCCAAGAGTTTATCAATTCTTTCCCGAGCTGTAAGTTTACCGGCGTTATGCTGCTTCTTGATTCTTTCAAGACCGCCGCCGAGCTCAGCTTCTTCGCTAAGCTTCTTAAACTGCTTGATTTTCTCTTCCATAAACTTCCCCCTGCTTTATTTATCATCATAATAAAACACAATTTTCATTATATGTCAATTAATACTTAAAACATACCAATATATTAAAAAATTAAGCTTAAATTAAGAACATTATTTATCAGGCAAATATAAAGTTATGATAAAACAAAGACAAATAATTTGGAGTATTGATTTTCACTGTCTCAAAAATTTATTGCATGCAAATTATAAATCACCATTCCTATCTCACTACTTCACCACCCCACTCCCCGGCTATACAACCAGTTTCTTAATAATTATCCTGAAAAACAATGGAAAGATCAGCGCTGATATGATGGATGCAAGGACTACACCGCCGGAAATATCTTTTGAAAATACCCCGAGACTTTCGCCAAGTTTCGCAGCCGCTATAAGCAAGGTCAGGGAAAAGGAGGTGGAAAACGGAAAAACAGGTATATTGTTTAACCTGTAGGCTCCAAATAAAAAAACAAATCCGGCCAGCACCCTAACAATGATAATAAGCAGACAGAGAAGCAGAGCATATTTGACAACGGTAAAATCCATTAACAGGGATGTTTCAAAATTCAGCCCCACATAGATGAAAAAAATGGGTACAAGAAAACCGTGCCCTATCATCTCAAAACCTTCCTGAATTTTCTCCCTTGCCTTGAAAACTGCTGCAAAAAGCATTCCACCTATAAAAGCCCCTATTATCACTTCGATATTCAAAAAAGCTGCCAAAGCAACAAAAACAAGCATATTAAGAAAATTACCTCTCAGCCCCGTTTCAGAAGACACACCGGTTTTGGCCATAAAACTGAGTTTATTCGGAAACCACCAGGTAAAAAGCTGTAGTAATTTAAGAGTAAAAAAAGCCGCGGCGCAAAATGCAGCCAACTTGAGGATGTGCAGCAAACCGCCATAACTTATTCCATAATTATAAATGACTGTAAATGCAGTTAAAGCCAGAAGACTGAAAACTTCGCCTATGCTCCCCAGAATCAAAAGCTCTTTGCCCAGCTTTGTTTCCATTATATCCAGCTCGCTTAAAATGGGAAAAAGTAAGCCAATGGACGTAATAACGATAAAAAGATTAAAATAGGGGGGAAGGCCGATAATATTTACAAGTATCACTGAGAACAGAACTATTGCTAAAAAATGAGAGATGAATATCAATAATGTTTTATTTGAGGTTTTCTGCAGGTCTTCAGCATCAAGCTCCAAACCTGCCATATACATTAAAACTATAAACCCCAGCTCAGCCAGAAAGTTAATTATCCCCATGGCATGAGGCTCAAAATGCAGGAAACTTCCTATAAACATCCCATATAAAAGCTCCGAGACGGCGGTTGGGACATGAAATTTCCTGGCGACAAAAGGCATTATAAATGCCCCAACTGATATAAGAAGGAGCAGCAGAGCTTCTTCTTTACTCATTTTCAACCTTCTGTGGTATTACAATTGAGCTGAACTCTGAACGGAAAGCTGTATAAAAACCGACTTCCGGTTTTAAAAGGGAGCCTGCACTCCCTTTTTTAAAGCTTGAAATATATAAAATTTTGCCATTTGTGCTTCCTAAATATTCCAGCGTCTGCACAATCGGATTACCCTCCATTAGTTTATATTGGATTTTTTTTCTATACAGACTTCCAAAATCTTTTATCAGGTTATTCCGCTCATCAAGCCTGGTCTCTTCTGTATCTCCCCTCATCCCTTTTGGCAAAGTAATATAGATGACCTCAAAATCGATATTAAACAGTCTTGCCACTTCAACCCCCGTCTCCATAGGGTATACCGGATCAAAACAGTTGAGTGAAATAACCACTTTTTCGTATTTTGAACTGTTTCTGGAAATAAAAACAGGCTTTTCAGCAGCTTTAAATATCTCCCTCGCCCTGATATAGTCAAAAAGGTTATTTTTATTAAAACTCAAAGCGTGTATTCCAACATTTTCTTTATTTTCCACAAACCTGATTTTGGACTTGTTTTCTTCCTCAATCTTGTAACTGAGCTTGCCTGTATCGAGCTTCTTTTTTATTTCATCAGAAATATGGAAATCCCTTATCAGAATCCGCAGGTCATTGGTTCTTATTGCAGCATTAAGAAAAACAGATTCTTCAAGCACCCAGGGGTGTCTTTTATCAAGGGCAACAGCCATATCTTCACCATATTGCAAAGGAAACTGAGGTATACCCTTTGAAAAAATGCCGGCCAGATTCTCCAGTATCTTAGGCTCACCGGCCACAACTATCCTGTCTCCGACCTTTATTCTTGTTGAGCCGGAAGGAATAACGAGTTCATTATTTCTGTAAATAGCTGCAAGATGCCATTTTGAAGGACGAAGGTTTTTCAATTTCCTGTCGGTAATATGAGATTTTGACATGACATTCAACTCGATAATTTCACCTTTTTTCTGACCTATATCAATCGCCCTGGAATAATTTTTATGAAGTTTATTCAAAATTATATTTATGGAGATATCCATCGGTTTTATCAAAGTAACAGTAGAATCTTCAAATTTCTTTTCCCCTTCTTTTTCATAAAGCAGAACAATTATCGGTACATCCAGTTTCAGAATATTCCTTACAATCCAGCAGACTTCAAGGCTCAGGTCAGAATCCCTGAACGTTACTATCACAGACTCTATCCCCTCCGTATCCAGCTTTTTCCACAATACTGCGCTCGTTGCATCACCTTCAGTCAAAGTTATATTTTTCCCTGCATTCTGAAGCTTATCTATTTTATTTTTATCTTTTTCAATAACGGTTACTTCCCAATGCTTTATTATTTCGTTTAAAAGATTTTCCTCAAAAAATCCCACTCCGCAAAATACAATCATTATTACTCCTCACTGAGAATATTTTAATAAGCATACTTACATATTTATTTACTATATCGTTTCATATGATAGAGATTTCTCACTTCGTTCGAAATGACACATTTAGGTACTTGTCACCTCAAGCGCAGCCGAGAGGTCTCTTGTCAAACAGCGTCTGAGATCTCTCCGCTCCACTTCTTTCTGGTCGAGATGACACGTATGGGTAAATATTATTCCGAGTGAAACGAAGTGGAACCGAGGAATCTCATTGTCAAACAACTGTTTTCATACCATCCCCAGTTGAATAAATGGCTTGGCCATTTGCCTACGGCATTCAACGGGGCAAGCCCTGACCCCTCCTATTTTAGGAGGGGAACTGGTCTCTCCCCCTACTTTAGGGGGAGAGAAAGAGGGGGTACTTTTTGTCAAACAACGTCAGAGATTCCTCCGCTCCGCCGAGCACATAAATTCTTATATGTTCGGTTCCGGTCGAAGTGACAATGACTTATGTCACCTCGAGTGAAGCCGACCAAGTCCGCCGACGGGTGGGGAGATCTCTGTCTATATGCTAATAATTTCTGTGAACCTGTTTATTTATATAAAAATTATTGAAAAAGCCGCAGTATATGTTAAACCTGTGTGAGTTCTCTGCTAAACCTTTAAACTCTTAATTAAATGTGCTATATTCTTATAACATATTTACAGGAGGAATCTCAATGAAATCTCACCGTAAAGAAATATGGTTTAATACAAAAAACCGTATGGAGTTTGTCAATATAACATCTGTTGTCGAGGAGGCCGTCAGAGAGAGCGGAATAAAAGAAGGATTATGCCTTGTAAACGCCATGCATATTACTGCATCAGTATTTATCAACGATAATGAAGGAGGGTTACACCAGGATTACAAAAGATGGCTTGAAGAGCTGGCACCGCATGAACCTCTAAGCCTTTACAAACACAATCTTACAGGGGAAGACAATGGCGATGCACACCTAAAAAGGCAGATAATGGGAAGAGAGGTAACCGTAGCAATAACTGAAGGAAAGCTCGATTTCGGTCCGTGGGAGCAGATTTTTTACGGTGAATTTGACGGACGCAGAAAAAAAAGGGCTTTAATAAAAATTATCGGAGAATAATTAATGATTATACACGTTACACACAACGATATGGACGGTGCAGGCTGTTCCATACTACTGAAGTCAGTTTATAAAAACATCGATACATTCTATCTTAATTACGATGAAGTAGATGACTTTATACTGAACAATTTTGTACATTACGACCGTATTATTATTACAGATGTTTCTCCCGGTGAAGAACTTCTGAAGCACCTTATCAACAGGCTGGAAATCACGCTGATAGACCACCACATCTCATCAGAAAATCTTAAAAGTTACGATTTCACAATTCATGAAACAGGCAAATCTGCAACTAAATTAACATATGAATGGCTTTTGTCTGAAAATAAAAACGTAAAAAAATTTCATGATCTTGTGGAATGCATTAATGATTATGACCTCTGGCTTCTGCAAAACAAAAAAAGTCTGAAAATGAATATGTTGTTTACACTTTTCGGAATAGACAGATTTGTTAAAAGATTTCTTTGTAACCCTTCAACTGTATTTGCAAAAGAAGAAAAACTGCTTCTGGAGCTGGAAGAGGAAAGTCAGAATAAATATTTTGAGAATTCAGAAAAACATATTCAAGTTTTCACTGATAAATGGGGAAGAACGTTTGGATGTATTTTTGCTGAAAAATATAATTCAGAGCTTGGAAACTATCTGTTACAGAAAATGCAGCTTCAATATATTTTTATCATAAATGCACAAAAAAGAAAGGTTTCCCTAAGGTCGATTCCAACTGTTTCAGTTAATGATATTGCAGAAGCCAATAGCGGCGGCGGACACAAGAATGCTGCAGGATTCAGCACAGATTACGATTTCGGAATGAAAGATTTCCTTAAAAAATCTGGAGTATTAAAATGAATGCAGAATTCATTACTTCCGCAGCGGATACAGGTGGTTTCCCGGAAACAAGTCTTCCTGAAATAGCCTTTATAGGCCGCAGCAACGTAGGCAAGTCATCTATGATAAATGCATTGCTAGGAAGAAAGAAGCTGGTAAAAGTGGGAAATACGCCGGGCAAAACAAGATTAATCAACTTTTTCAATATTGAAGATAAATATATTTTTGTCGATTTGCCCGGCTACGGCTATGCAAAAACATCCAAAGTTGAAAGAAAAAAATGGGGCAGGCTTATTGAAAGCTATCTGAAAACAAGAAGCCAGCTTAAAGCGTGTGTACTGATCATAGATATCAGGAGAATCCCTTCCGACGATGATTTTCTAATGATAGAATGGTTGAGTGAGAATGAAATACCGATTATACTAACCGCTACAAAAACGGATAAAGTTTCACGTAACGAATTGGAGAAACATGTCAGTAAAATAGCGGAGGCCCTTTCAGTGACCGCTGATGCTGTTCTTCCTTTCTCAGCAACAAGAAAAGACGGAGTGGAGACGGTCTGGACAAATATAACATATGTATTAAGAGGAGAAAAAGAAAAAGAATTATGAAGGACCCTGGGAAAATTTTTGTCAAAAAGCACCGTTTAAAGCTTTTTTTAACTGTCTTTATTGTTTTTTTCGCCATCATTGTCAATTTAAAAGCAGGTACAGAGAAAGTTTCTGCTAAAGTACAGTTTTTGCCAAACCGGCAATATCTTGGAGAAGCTGTGAGCAGTATCGAAAATGCGGAGAAAAATATTGTAATCTCCATATATATGTTCAAAACCACTGACTATACTACCCAGGATACAAAACATATACAAAACGCACTTATCAGAGCTGCAGAAAAAGGTTTGGACGTAACCGTTATCATGGATATCGAAAAAGAGGAAGGTTTTCTGAATGAAGTTAACAGGGAAACAGCTGAAGAACTGGCTGAAGAAGGGATTAACGTCATCTATGATGCACCTGGAACAAGAACTCATACGAAACTTATTGTCATCGATAAAAAAATAGTGTTTATTGGTAGTCACAATTTCACACACAGTGCTATGAATTACAACAATGAAGCTTCGGTAAAAGTTATTTCAAAAGATTTTGCAGAAAAAGTATTAAACTATATACACGGAATAGACCAATGATTACAGGAACTATAGTAAATACTATTGCAGTTACAGCAGGAAGCTTAATCGGCATTACTTTCGGCAGCAGAATCAAGACAAAAACAAAAGATGCCGTTGTAAAAGCATTAGGGTTGGCTGTACTTGTTCTCGGTATGAAAATGTCTTTTGTAAATCATGACTTTCTGCCCGGCCTTGTAAGCCTGGTCCTGGGCACGGGGCTTGGTGAATTTCTTGATATAGAAATGAAGCTTGATAAGACGGGCAAGTATCTGCAGGAAAAAACGGGCAGTAATTCCGGCACATTTGTATTGGGATTTATTACCGCAACAGTTCTGTTTTGTGTCGGTTCTATGACAATCGTTGGAGCAATCAAAGACGGTCTTAACAATGATCCTTCTGTCCTGTATGTCAAAAGCCTGCTTGACGGAATATCTTCTATTATTTTGGCTTCAACCTTAGGTATAGGTGTTATTTTCTCCGCAATTTTTGTTTTTGTATACCAGGGACTTTTGAGTTTGCTGGCGTCAAAAGCCACTTTTCTCCTCAGCGAAGAAGTCTATGTGAACGGTATATCATTAGTAGGAGGAATTATTATCCTCGGCATAGGGTTAAATATGCTGGAACTGACTAAAATCAAAACGGCAAATATGCTCCCGGCTTTGTTTATCATTCCTTTTGT from Flexistipes sp. includes the following:
- the accC gene encoding acetyl-CoA carboxylase biotin carboxylase subunit, which produces MAEIKKVLVANRGEIAIRIFRTCRKMGIKTVAVYTHADRKAPHVRYADEAYCITESASDTNYLKMDKIIKIAKDTGAAIHPGYGFYAENADFVRKCDEEDVTFIGPKAEHIDLMGSKTGARMAMAEAGVPTVPGTKNPIRDVDEAKKICRDIGYPIMLKAVYGGGGKGMRLVEKEEDFDSAFRTASSEAKNAFGNGDMYIEKFIIQPHHVEVQVLGDSHGNALHLFDRECSIQRRHQKVIEEAPSPFINEETREKMCEVASKAVKRLGYISAGTLEFVVGADQSFYFLEMNTRLQVEHPITEMITGVDIVREMIRIAEGKEISFKQEEIHRNGHAIECRIYAEDPSNNFAPSPGLLTIYQTPEGPNVRVESGAYQGYEIPLYYDPMIAKVCANSKTRDGAIENMKRVLSEYIVAGIKTSIPFHFSVLKNETFLSGNYDTGFIDNKFDKEDLERKEHEDPTVPLVAAAIKQLMSEKIAAARSRTRPEVGESDWKRFGKLLNFGNRI
- a CDS encoding acyl-CoA carboxylase subunit beta; this encodes MEEKIKQFKKLSEEAELGGGLERIKKQHNAGKLTARERIDKLLDKGTFVELDKFVMHRCTNFDMQKTKILGDGVVTGYGKVNGRTVFVFSQDFTVFGGSLSEMFAKKICKVMDLAVEVGAPVVGLNDSGGARIQEGVMSLAGYADIFLRNSLSSGVVPQISAIMGPCAGGAVYSPALTDFVFMVKETSYMFITGPEVVKTVTSEDVTKEELGGAMTHNSRSGVAHFAAENDEDCLLRIRELINFLPQNNMEDPPIAPTKDDPNRTDDSLNKLVPENPNQPYDMAEIIEKVVDDGNFFEVQEHYAKNIIVGFARLNGKTIGVVANQPQVMAGALDMDSSIKGARFVRFCDAFNIPLLTFVDVPGFMPGVQQEYGGIIKHGAKLLYAYCEATVPKVTVITRKAYGGAYDVLSSKHIRGDINYAYPTAEIAVMGPDGAVQILYRKKIAEAKDPDAMKKKMTDEYREWFANPYRAAELGYIDEVILPEDTRPRLIQAYELLNNKRQTNPPKKHDNLPL
- a CDS encoding cation:proton antiporter, encoding MSKEEALLLLLISVGAFIMPFVARKFHVPTAVSELLYGMFIGSFLHFEPHAMGIINFLAELGFIVLMYMAGLELDAEDLQKTSNKTLLIFISHFLAIVLFSVILVNIIGLPPYFNLFIVITSIGLLFPILSELDIMETKLGKELLILGSIGEVFSLLALTAFTVIYNYGISYGGLLHILKLAAFCAAAFFTLKLLQLFTWWFPNKLSFMAKTGVSSETGLRGNFLNMLVFVALAAFLNIEVIIGAFIGGMLFAAVFKAREKIQEGFEMIGHGFLVPIFFIYVGLNFETSLLMDFTVVKYALLLCLLIIIVRVLAGFVFLFGAYRLNNIPVFPFSTSFSLTLLIAAAKLGESLGVFSKDISGGVVLASIISALIFPLFFRIIIKKLVV
- a CDS encoding NAD-binding protein, with amino-acid sequence MIVFCGVGFFEENLLNEIIKHWEVTVIEKDKNKIDKLQNAGKNITLTEGDATSAVLWKKLDTEGIESVIVTFRDSDLSLEVCWIVRNILKLDVPIIVLLYEKEGEKKFEDSTVTLIKPMDISINIILNKLHKNYSRAIDIGQKKGEIIELNVMSKSHITDRKLKNLRPSKWHLAAIYRNNELVIPSGSTRIKVGDRIVVAGEPKILENLAGIFSKGIPQFPLQYGEDMAVALDKRHPWVLEESVFLNAAIRTNDLRILIRDFHISDEIKKKLDTGKLSYKIEEENKSKIRFVENKENVGIHALSFNKNNLFDYIRAREIFKAAEKPVFISRNSSKYEKVVISLNCFDPVYPMETGVEVARLFNIDFEVIYITLPKGMRGDTEETRLDERNNLIKDFGSLYRKKIQYKLMEGNPIVQTLEYLGSTNGKILYISSFKKGSAGSLLKPEVGFYTAFRSEFSSIVIPQKVENE
- a CDS encoding secondary thiamine-phosphate synthase enzyme YjbQ, whose amino-acid sequence is MKSHRKEIWFNTKNRMEFVNITSVVEEAVRESGIKEGLCLVNAMHITASVFINDNEGGLHQDYKRWLEELAPHEPLSLYKHNLTGEDNGDAHLKRQIMGREVTVAITEGKLDFGPWEQIFYGEFDGRRKKRALIKIIGE
- a CDS encoding DHH family phosphoesterase; translation: MIIHVTHNDMDGAGCSILLKSVYKNIDTFYLNYDEVDDFILNNFVHYDRIIITDVSPGEELLKHLINRLEITLIDHHISSENLKSYDFTIHETGKSATKLTYEWLLSENKNVKKFHDLVECINDYDLWLLQNKKSLKMNMLFTLFGIDRFVKRFLCNPSTVFAKEEKLLLELEEESQNKYFENSEKHIQVFTDKWGRTFGCIFAEKYNSELGNYLLQKMQLQYIFIINAQKRKVSLRSIPTVSVNDIAEANSGGGHKNAAGFSTDYDFGMKDFLKKSGVLK
- the yihA gene encoding ribosome biogenesis GTP-binding protein YihA/YsxC: MNAEFITSAADTGGFPETSLPEIAFIGRSNVGKSSMINALLGRKKLVKVGNTPGKTRLINFFNIEDKYIFVDLPGYGYAKTSKVERKKWGRLIESYLKTRSQLKACVLIIDIRRIPSDDDFLMIEWLSENEIPIILTATKTDKVSRNELEKHVSKIAEALSVTADAVLPFSATRKDGVETVWTNITYVLRGEKEKEL
- a CDS encoding phospholipase D-like domain-containing protein, yielding MKDPGKIFVKKHRLKLFLTVFIVFFAIIVNLKAGTEKVSAKVQFLPNRQYLGEAVSSIENAEKNIVISIYMFKTTDYTTQDTKHIQNALIRAAEKGLDVTVIMDIEKEEGFLNEVNRETAEELAEEGINVIYDAPGTRTHTKLIVIDKKIVFIGSHNFTHSAMNYNNEASVKVISKDFAEKVLNYIHGIDQ
- a CDS encoding DUF554 domain-containing protein, which gives rise to MITGTIVNTIAVTAGSLIGITFGSRIKTKTKDAVVKALGLAVLVLGMKMSFVNHDFLPGLVSLVLGTGLGEFLDIEMKLDKTGKYLQEKTGSNSGTFVLGFITATVLFCVGSMTIVGAIKDGLNNDPSVLYVKSLLDGISSIILASTLGIGVIFSAIFVFVYQGLLSLLASKATFLLSEEVYVNGISLVGGIIILGIGLNMLELTKIKTANMLPALFIIPFVDFIFKLF